Part of the Lysobacter enzymogenes genome is shown below.
TACGGCGTGTCGTACATCCCCATCTCGATGCCGAGCTTTTCGGTGTACAGCGCCCAGCCTTCGCCGTATGCGGAGATGTAGGTGTAGCGGCGGAAATCCGGCAGCCCCTCGTGCTCGGCCGCCAGCGACTGCTGCAAGGAATGGCCCGGCGAGGATTCGTGCAGGGTCAGCGCCGGCAGGTTGAACAGCGGGCGCGACGGCAGGTCGTAGGTATTGAGCAGATAGACGTCGCGGCCGCCGCGGCCGGCGGTGTAGAACGGCGCCAGATCCGCCGGCACCGGCTTGATCGCGAACCGCTGGCGCGGCAGCAGGCCGATGTAGTTGCCGATCTCGCCGTCGACGCGCTTGGCCAGCCACGACGCGCGCATCAGCAGTTCTTCGCCGCTCTTGGGATAGAACTTCGGATCGGTGCGCAGGTAGTGCAGGAATTCCGGGAACGTGCCCTTGAACCCGGTCTTGACGATGGTCTGCTCCATCTGCGCGCGGATCTTCGCGACTTCCTGCACGCCGATCTCGTGGATCTGCTGCGGGGTCAGGTCGAGCGTGGTGAACTCGCGGATCTTGGCGCGGTAATAGTCCTCGCCGCCGGGCATCTTCTCCGCGGCCAAGGTCTCGCGCGCCTGCTGCATGTATTCGTCTTGGATGAACTTCAGCAGCTTGCGGTACGCAGGCAACACCGACGCGTCGATGGCTTTCGCCGCCTCGGCGCGCAGCCGCGCCTGTTCGTCGGCGGGGATGTTCGCCGGCATCTTCACGAACGGGGTGTACAGCAGATTGTCTTCGAGCTTGGCGTCGATGACTTCCTTGATCGATACGTCGCGCCCCTTCAGCGTCACCCGCGGCACGCTGAAACCGCGCTTGAGGCCGACCCGCATGTTGGCGATCTGCTCGTCGAAATAGCGCGGAATGTCGCGCAGCTGGCCGAGGTAGCGCTCGTAGCCCTCGACGTCGCGGATCGGACGGCGCGCAGTGAAGCCCAGATTGGTCCAGAACGCGCTGTCGCTGTTGAACGGCATCTCGTACTGACGCACGCGCTGGTTGGCGAGCAGGCTCTGGACCTGCTGGCGGAACACCTCGGCGTTGACCAGGTCTTCGCCGCCGAGCTGCTTGAGGTCGATCGCGTCGAGTTCCTTGAGCACCTGCGCCCAATAGCGCTCGCGCATCGCCTGGGTGGCCGGGTCGACCTTCGGCAGGCGCGCGGCCGGCTGGCCCTGCGGGCCGTCCTCGTCGTCGCCGCCGGCGAACTGGGCCTGGCGCCATTTCCATTCGCGCGTGTACAGCGCCTTGAAGCGCGCCGCGACGCCGGTTTCGTCGGCGGGCTTTGCGGCCGCGGACGCGGTCGCTTCGGCGGCCTGCGCAGATATCGGGGCCAAGGCGATCGCCAACCCCAGGGACAGCGCAGCGACGGACAGCGCGGCCAGCGGCGCGCGCGCGGAGACGGAACGGATCGAAGGCATCGCGGGACTCTGCGGTGACGGGCTCAGTCCCGGAATCATGCGGCAATCGCGACGCCGGCGGATATGCCTTTTGGGCTAGAAACACCGGGCTTCGACGCAGGTTGCGCGCCGCCGCGACGCCGGTCGCCGCGCGTACACGGCAACCGGCAAGTTCGGACAAGTCGCCGCCGCGCTCAGGGCACCGGCTGGAAGTTCGGATAGGCCGGGCTGCCGGTCTCGAACAGACGCGTCGGCCGCCCCTTCAGATGCAGATCGAAGAACGCCCGCGCATAGGCGCGGGTGCCCGCCACCGCCTCGGCCTCGGGCAGCGTGCCGTAGGTGCCGGCGGCGAAATCCGCCGGCACGGCGTCGCCGAGCTGCGGCAGGATCGCCGGGAAATCGCTGAAGGTGAAATGCGCGCCGAGCGGCAGGTGCACATCGCGCTTCCAGCCGCGCTGGTTGCTCCAGAACTGCGGCCACGACGGATCGAACGAATCCAGATGGGTATGCCCTTGCGCGCCGATCAACAGGAACGGCCGGTCCAGGCCGAAACGCGCGGCCCGGGTCGGCCCGTACGGCAGGTCCTGCGGCGGGCCGTAGGTGGTCGACAGGCGGCCGTCGAAATCCAGGCCGGCATCGACGCGGCGATCGAAGAACATGGTTTCCGCCGCGGTGGTGCCGCCGTAGGAATGGCCGAAGAAACCAATCCGCGACAGGTCCAGGCCGCCGCGCCAACCCGCCGGCAAGCGGCCGGCGCCAGCGCCGGGATAGAAGCCGCGGTCGGACAAGGCCAGCGCGTCGAGCAGATAACGCGCATCGCCGACGCGCGTGTCCAGCCACATCTGGGTCGATTCGACGGTTTCCACCAGATCCTGCCCGCGCACCACGCGGCCGCCGGGAAACGCGGCGTAGAACGCTTCGTGGGTGTGGGTCATCGATGCGACCACATAACCGTGGCTGGCCAGATCGTCGGTCATCGAACTGTAGAGCTCGCGGAAGAACTGCAGGCCCGGCGAGAACAGCACCACCGGCCAACCGTGCGGATGGCGCAGCAGCGGCGCGTTGCGCAGCGCCGGCCGGCGCGCGCTGCCCCAGTCCACCGCGCCCGGCACGAAGCCGTAGCCTTGCAGGGTGGCGCTCCATTCCGGCACCAGCACCGGCTCCAGCCACGGCGCGCGCGGGCCGTGCGCGTTGCGCGCGACCGGATAGGTCACGGTCACCATGTACTCGCGCGCGCCGCCGACGAAGCGGTCGGTGCGCGAACGGTCGATCAGATGCAGGGTGAAGCTGGCGACCTGGTACGGGCCGGTGGTCGGCGGCAGATCGAAGCGCTTGGGCGGCGCGGCGGCTGCGGGCGCGGCGAGGCCGAGCGCCAACAGCAACACAGCGGCGTAACGCAACGGCGTAGCGAGCCAGGAACGAGGGACGGCGCGGAACATGCGAACCTCCTTGGACGGCGTGTTCGGGATGCGCGCCGCGACTGCGGCGCGGCCGTCAGCGAAGCGCGAAGCCGGCGCGGGGCGCCAGTGCCGCAAGGGCTACCGCAGTGCGTAGCCCGTGATCGGCCGCGCAGATGCACAGTTCGGCGCAACCAAAACGCCTGCCTGGGCTACCTGTAGGAGCGGCGCAAGCCGCGACCGCGCCAATGCAATCGCCGACGTCGCCGGGATCGAACGCGGCTCGGTTCCGCGAGCGGACGCAGGTTTCGTCGTTGGCGAAATGCCGCGGTCGCGGCTTGCGCCGCTCCTACAGTCGGGAACGAAACGCTGACCTCAATCCGCAAACGGCCGATCGATCGCCGGCGACGGCTCGGTGAACCAGCGCGCGCCGTCCTCGCTGACATGGAAATGATCCTCCAGCCGCACGCCGAAGCGTTCCGGCACCACGATCATCGGTTCGTTCGAGCAGCAGTTGCCCACCTCCAGGCCGAGGCGATTGCCGCGCACCAGGTACGGCGATTCGTGCACGCTCATCCCGCAACCGTGGCCGGTGCGGTGCGGCAGGCCCGGCAGCCGGTAATCCGGCCCCAGCCCGCCGCGTTCGAGCACCGCGCGTGCCGCATCGTCGACCGCTTCGCCGCTGACGCCGGGCCGCACCGCGTCGAACGCCGCGCGTTGGGCCGTGTGCTCCAGGTCCCAGATGCGCCGCTGGTCGTCGCTGGCGCGGCCGCAGATGTAAGTGCGGGTGATGTCGGAGTGATAGCCCTGCACCGAACAGCCGGTGTCGATCAGCACCAGTTCGCCTTCGCGCAGCGTCTGTTCGCCCGGAATGCCGTGCGGGTACGCGGTGGCATGGCCGAACTGGACGATGCAGAAGGTCGAGCCGTTGTCGGCGCCGAGCGCGCGGTGCGCTTCGTCGATGAAACGGCGCAAGGCGGTTGTGGTGACGCCTTCCTCGGCCAGGCCCGCGGCCAAGCGATGCGCGTGCAGGGTCATCGCCGTGGCTTGGTACATCAGCGCCAGCTCGGCCGGCGACTTGCGCCCGCGGCAGCCGTCGACGATCGCCGCGGCATCGCCGAACTCCAGCTGCGGCGCGGCCGCGCGCAGGCCGGTGTAGACCGCGAACGCCGCGCCCGGATCCAGCGCCAGCCGGCGTGCGCCGCGCTCGCGCAGCGCCGCGGCGACCAGCGCATACGGGTCTTCGTGCTCGTCCCAGAAACGCGGCTGCGCCGGAATCTTGAGCACGTGCGAAAGCGAGCCGGCCTCGAACGCCGGGCAGATCAGCAGCGGATCGCCGTCGAGGGTCAGCAGCATCGCCACCAAACGTTCGTTCGCGCCCCACGGCACGCCGGCGAAGTAGCGCAGCGACGCGCCGGCGGAGATCAGCAGCGCATCGAAGCCGCCGGCGCGCATCAGCGCGCGGGCGCGCTCGATGCGCTGCTGGTGCTCGCCGGCGTCGATCGCCGGCGCGCGCTGCGACCACGGCGCCAGCTGCGCGCGCGCCTGATCCAGGGTGAGTCCGCCGATCTGCACGCTCATGCCGTCGCTCCGATGTCGTCCAAGGTCCAGCGCCCGTCGATCCAACGCGACAGCCCGCCGGGGTTGCGGTCGCGCAATTCCTCCGGCAGCGCGTCGACGCGGACGTGATCGTAGCAATGCAGCGCGGCGAATCGGCGGATCGCGCTCGGCATGCCGACCGCGGTGAACCCCGGATGGCCGGTGCTCGGATACGGGCCGCCGTGATTCATCGCCGCGCTGACCGCCACGCCGGTCGGCATGCGGCCGTCGATCAGCCGGCCCACGCGCGGACGCAGCGCGCCGGCGAGGCGGCGCCAGTCTTCGTCGTCGCCGGCTGCGTCGCCGCCGTAGATGGTGCCGGTCAGATTGCCTTCCAGCGCCGCGGCGACGCGCAAGGCCTCGTCGATGCCGTCCACGCGCACGATCAGGCTGGCCGGGCCGAAGGCCTCGCCTTGCAGGCGCGGATCGGCGACGAACGCCGCTGCGTCGCTGCTCAGCAACGCCGGGCGTACCTTGTAGCCCTCGCCGTCCGCGGCAGCGCCGCCGGCGACGAGCTGCGCGCCGGCCTCGCGCCACGCGGCGACGCCGGCGTGCAGGTGATCGAGCACGCCGCGCGAAAACATCGTGCCCGCCGGCGCCGCGGCGAAGCGTTCGGCCGCGGCGGCGACGAAGCGGTCGCCGGCCTCGCCGCGCGGCACCACCACCACGCCGGGGTTGGTGCAGAACTGGCCGACGCCGAGCGTGCACGAGGCGAAGAACTCCTGCGCCAGCGCTTCGCCGCGTTCGCGCAGCGCGCCTTCGAGCAGGAACACCGGATTGACGCTCGACAGTTCCAGATACGCAGGCACGCCCGCGGCATCGGCCGCGGCCTTGAGCGCGAGCCCGGCGCGGCGGCTGCCGGTGAACGCCAGCGCGCCCAGGCGCGCGTCTCCGGCCAGTTCCAGGCCCAAGGCCGGGTCGAGTTGATACAGCACTTGCAGCGACTGCGCCGGCAGGTCCGCGTCCAGCAGCGCGCGATGCGCCAGCTGCGCCAGCCGCTGGCTGGTGCCGGGATGCGAGGGGTGCACCTTGGCGATGACCGGATTGCGCGCGGCGATCGCCGAGGCGAAATCGCTGCCGGCCACGGCGTTGAACGCGAACGGAAAATTGTTCGGGCCGAAGATCAGCACCGGTTTGCGCAGCGGCGCCAGATGCGAGCGCAGGCCGGCGGCGGTGTCGATGATCGGCTGGGTCCAGTTGCGCTCGCGCGCCGCGCGCGCGGCCTGACGCAGTTGCGCGGTGGTGCGCGGCAGCTCCACCTCGGCCAGCCGCGGCTTCGCCGCCAGCGCGGTTTCGCGCTGTGCGAGTTCGACCAAGGCTTCGGCATCGCTTTCGATCGCCGCGGCGTAGGCCTCCAGGAACGCGGCGATGCGCGCCGGCGCGCACGCGGCCAGCGCATCGGCGGCCGCGCAGGCCGAGGCCAGCGCGGCCTGCGCGTCGCGCGCGCCCGACACCGGAAACGCCGCGCCGACTTCGACCGCGCGGGTCGGATCGAAGGCGCGGAACTCGCCGGCCGCGTCCAGCGACGGCTGCCAACGGCCGCCGATCAGGACGGGCTCGCGCACTGCCGGTTCGGGCGCGCTCATCTCAAAGCTCCGGACGCTGCGCCTGGGCGCGCTGGATCACCGCCAGCGCCGCCTCGCGCTCGGCGCCGGTCAGCGCCAGCCGCGGCGCGCGCACGTGCTCGGCGCCGAGGCCGACCTGCGCCTGCACCAGCTTGATCAGCTGCACGAACTTGGGCACGGTGTCGAGCCGCAGCAACGGCAGGAACCACGCATACAGCGCCGCCGCCGCCGGCGCGCCGCCGTCGCGGGCGAGTTCGAACAGGCGCACCGATTCCTTCGGATAGGCGTTGACCAGACCGGCGATCCAACCGGTCGCGCCCATCGCCACGCCTTCGACGATCGCATCGTCCATGCCGACCAGCAGCTCCAGGCGCTCGCCGAGCAAAGCGCGCAGCGCGGCGAAGCGGCGCACGTCGGCCGAGGATTCCTTGACCGCCTGCACGTTGGCGAATTCGCCGGCCAGTTCGGCGATCTGTTCGGGCGAGAAGTCGGTTTTGTACGCGACCGGGTTGTTGTAGATCATGCACGGCAGCGAGGTCGCGCCGATCACCGCGGCGACGTGCGCCTTCATTTCGCGCCAGTCGGTGGAATACACGTACGGCGGCAGCACCATCAGGCCGGCGCAGCCGATCTTCTGCGCTTCTTGCGCCAGCCGCACGGCTTCGTCGGTCGACAGCGCGGCGATGCCCGGGATCACCGGCGCGCGGCCGGCCAGGGCCTGGGTCAGCGTGCGCAGGATCGCCAGCTTGTCGTCGAAGCTCAGCGTCGCCGCCTCGCCGAGCGAGCCCAGCGGGACGATGCCGGTGCAGCCGGCGTCGATCAGCTCGCGCGCGTGGCGGGCGAGGAAGTCGTGATCGATCGAACCGTCGGCGTGGAACGGCGTGGTGATGGCGGGAATGACGCCGCGCCAGATGGATGCAGTGCTCATGGAACGGTTCCTTGTGGGGCTGAGTGCGTGATCGGTGCCGGCGATGGCGCGGCCGGAAGAAGCGGTTCGTCGTGCGCATGCGTCGCGGCCAGGGCCGCCAGACGCACGGGAAACAGCGGCGGCCGCGCACGTGCGGCGGCCTGGGTGGATTCGGAAACAGCCGGCGCGAAGCGCGGCCCGCGCAGTTGCGCCAGCGCCGCGCCGCAGATGCGGCCCTGGCAACTGCCCATGCCGCAGCGGGTGGCGAGCTTGGCCGCGCGCCAGTCCGTGTAGGCGTCGAGTTCGCCGAGGCGCACGTCTTCGCAGCGGCAGACCACGCTGTCGGCGCTGGCCGCGGCGGCGATCTGCTCGCGCAAGGCGAAATGCTCGGGCAGCAAGCCGGCGAACGCGCGCGCGCGCCGGCGCCGCGTCTGCAACGCCAGAGCCGCCTCGGGCGCGCCGGCGGCGGCGTGGCCGGCCATCTCGCCTTCGATCAGGGCGCAGTCGCGTCCGCCGATGCCGCAGGCTTCGCCGGCGGCGTAAACGTCGGCGACGCTGGTGCGCATCGCCGCGTCGACGCGCACGCAGGCATGGGCGCCGTGCGCCTGCAACTCGCAGCCCAGGCGCTGGGCCAGTTCCAGGTTCGGCACCAGACCGTAGCCGACCGCGAGCTGGTCGACCGCCACGCGCTCGACTCCGCGCGCGCCGTGCAGCTCGACCTCGGTCACGCGGCCGTCGCCGTGCGCGGCCGCGACCCAGGTGTCGGCGCGATACGCCACCGCGGCCAGCCGCGCGCGCAGCGCCGCGGCCTGCGCCAGCTTGCCGGGCCAGCGCCACAGCTTCGTCGCGAACGCGCGCAGCTGCGGCGCCGGCGTTTGTTCGCAGATCGCGACCACGCGCGCGCCGTGACGGCGCGCGGTGTCGGCGGCGGCCAACAGCAGCGGGCCGCTGCCGGCGATCAGCACGCGCTTGCCGGCGATCGGCCAGCCTTGCTTGACCAGCGCCTGCAGGCCGCCCGCGCCGGTGACGCCCGGCAAGGTCCAGCCCGCAAACGGCAGCAGCAGTTCGCGCGCGCCGGTGGCCAGCACCAACGCGCCGTACGCCAGTTCGTAAGCCACGC
Proteins encoded:
- a CDS encoding M24 family metallopeptidase, which translates into the protein MSVQIGGLTLDQARAQLAPWSQRAPAIDAGEHQQRIERARALMRAGGFDALLISAGASLRYFAGVPWGANERLVAMLLTLDGDPLLICPAFEAGSLSHVLKIPAQPRFWDEHEDPYALVAAALRERGARRLALDPGAAFAVYTGLRAAAPQLEFGDAAAIVDGCRGRKSPAELALMYQATAMTLHAHRLAAGLAEEGVTTTALRRFIDEAHRALGADNGSTFCIVQFGHATAYPHGIPGEQTLREGELVLIDTGCSVQGYHSDITRTYICGRASDDQRRIWDLEHTAQRAAFDAVRPGVSGEAVDDAARAVLERGGLGPDYRLPGLPHRTGHGCGMSVHESPYLVRGNRLGLEVGNCCSNEPMIVVPERFGVRLEDHFHVSEDGARWFTEPSPAIDRPFAD
- a CDS encoding aldehyde dehydrogenase family protein encodes the protein MSAPEPAVREPVLIGGRWQPSLDAAGEFRAFDPTRAVEVGAAFPVSGARDAQAALASACAAADALAACAPARIAAFLEAYAAAIESDAEALVELAQRETALAAKPRLAEVELPRTTAQLRQAARAARERNWTQPIIDTAAGLRSHLAPLRKPVLIFGPNNFPFAFNAVAGSDFASAIAARNPVIAKVHPSHPGTSQRLAQLAHRALLDADLPAQSLQVLYQLDPALGLELAGDARLGALAFTGSRRAGLALKAAADAAGVPAYLELSSVNPVFLLEGALRERGEALAQEFFASCTLGVGQFCTNPGVVVVPRGEAGDRFVAAAAERFAAAPAGTMFSRGVLDHLHAGVAAWREAGAQLVAGGAAADGEGYKVRPALLSSDAAAFVADPRLQGEAFGPASLIVRVDGIDEALRVAAALEGNLTGTIYGGDAAGDDEDWRRLAGALRPRVGRLIDGRMPTGVAVSAAMNHGGPYPSTGHPGFTAVGMPSAIRRFAALHCYDHVRVDALPEELRDRNPGGLSRWIDGRWTLDDIGATA
- a CDS encoding alpha/beta hydrolase family protein; the encoded protein is MFRAVPRSWLATPLRYAAVLLLALGLAAPAAAAPPKRFDLPPTTGPYQVASFTLHLIDRSRTDRFVGGAREYMVTVTYPVARNAHGPRAPWLEPVLVPEWSATLQGYGFVPGAVDWGSARRPALRNAPLLRHPHGWPVVLFSPGLQFFRELYSSMTDDLASHGYVVASMTHTHEAFYAAFPGGRVVRGQDLVETVESTQMWLDTRVGDARYLLDALALSDRGFYPGAGAGRLPAGWRGGLDLSRIGFFGHSYGGTTAAETMFFDRRVDAGLDFDGRLSTTYGPPQDLPYGPTRAARFGLDRPFLLIGAQGHTHLDSFDPSWPQFWSNQRGWKRDVHLPLGAHFTFSDFPAILPQLGDAVPADFAAGTYGTLPEAEAVAGTRAYARAFFDLHLKGRPTRLFETGSPAYPNFQPVP
- a CDS encoding FAD-dependent oxidoreductase; this translates as MTERCDVLVVGAGPAGLAAARAAASHGADVVLIDMQASAGGQVWRRDVRRPWPDPARDRLDHLLDGERVRWLGQTQVVAAGRGCVLVEQAGVAYELAYGALVLATGARELLLPFAGWTLPGVTGAGGLQALVKQGWPIAGKRVLIAGSGPLLLAAADTARRHGARVVAICEQTPAPQLRAFATKLWRWPGKLAQAAALRARLAAVAYRADTWVAAAHGDGRVTEVELHGARGVERVAVDQLAVGYGLVPNLELAQRLGCELQAHGAHACVRVDAAMRTSVADVYAAGEACGIGGRDCALIEGEMAGHAAAGAPEAALALQTRRRRARAFAGLLPEHFALREQIAAAASADSVVCRCEDVRLGELDAYTDWRAAKLATRCGMGSCQGRICGAALAQLRGPRFAPAVSESTQAAARARPPLFPVRLAALAATHAHDEPLLPAAPSPAPITHSAPQGTVP
- a CDS encoding dihydrodipicolinate synthase family protein; translated protein: MSTASIWRGVIPAITTPFHADGSIDHDFLARHARELIDAGCTGIVPLGSLGEAATLSFDDKLAILRTLTQALAGRAPVIPGIAALSTDEAVRLAQEAQKIGCAGLMVLPPYVYSTDWREMKAHVAAVIGATSLPCMIYNNPVAYKTDFSPEQIAELAGEFANVQAVKESSADVRRFAALRALLGERLELLVGMDDAIVEGVAMGATGWIAGLVNAYPKESVRLFELARDGGAPAAAALYAWFLPLLRLDTVPKFVQLIKLVQAQVGLGAEHVRAPRLALTGAEREAALAVIQRAQAQRPEL
- a CDS encoding DUF885 domain-containing protein; this encodes MPSIRSVSARAPLAALSVAALSLGLAIALAPISAQAAEATASAAAKPADETGVAARFKALYTREWKWRQAQFAGGDDEDGPQGQPAARLPKVDPATQAMRERYWAQVLKELDAIDLKQLGGEDLVNAEVFRQQVQSLLANQRVRQYEMPFNSDSAFWTNLGFTARRPIRDVEGYERYLGQLRDIPRYFDEQIANMRVGLKRGFSVPRVTLKGRDVSIKEVIDAKLEDNLLYTPFVKMPANIPADEQARLRAEAAKAIDASVLPAYRKLLKFIQDEYMQQARETLAAEKMPGGEDYYRAKIREFTTLDLTPQQIHEIGVQEVAKIRAQMEQTIVKTGFKGTFPEFLHYLRTDPKFYPKSGEELLMRASWLAKRVDGEIGNYIGLLPRQRFAIKPVPADLAPFYTAGRGGRDVYLLNTYDLPSRPLFNLPALTLHESSPGHSLQQSLAAEHEGLPDFRRYTYISAYGEGWALYTEKLGIEMGMYDTPYDYFGYLTYQMWRASRLVVDTGVHHLGWTREQALAFLRDNTALSEHEVETEVDRYIGWPAQALSYYLGQMSIERSRAKAEQALGADFDIRAFHDAILALGSVPLPVLERRVDRFIDESRVKAAEAKAKKAARKAEEDKKD